The following proteins come from a genomic window of Dreissena polymorpha isolate Duluth1 chromosome 1, UMN_Dpol_1.0, whole genome shotgun sequence:
- the LOC127865026 gene encoding ankyrin repeat domain-containing protein 16-like: MDADIARASQAGDIEYFQHQLKNDVCKRKIIDYFHPKSGDTVVHYASRNGHVRLLQHFAVEGFSLEITNFDGKRPLHEAAHAGQNACVTYLLSAGVVVDPLKRADWTPLMLACSKVDLYVVQELVNHGANLKLKNKDGWNCFHVAVREGNLDIIAYLLDCDSTLWDTVSLNGRSPLHTAALHGHVGVVRYLLEACHYVTDTQDSCGSTPLMDAVREDSIGCMELLIHMHCADVFKVDNLGRQCVHVACQTGSLNSLVCLVETHRADQGIHISPSGAMCLHIAAKEGHVNVISYLLQKKVNIDAQDSKGRTALHIAAGAQKADCVRVLLKHGASIMEDQTGSTPKQLALKPEVTQIFEHLEKT, from the exons ATGGATGCAGACATTGCACGAGCCTCTCAAGCCGGGGATATAGAGTATTTTCAACATCAGCTAAAGAATGATGTATGCAAAAGGAAAATCATAGATTACTTTCATCCGAAATCAGGTGACACAGTcgtacattatgcatcaagaaaCGGTCACGTGAGATTGTTACAACATTTTGCAGTGGAAGGCTTCAGCCTGGAAATAACCAACTTTGATGGCAAAAGACCTCTGCACGAAGCAGCGCACGCCGGACAGAATGCCTGTGTAACGTACCTTTTGTCTGCGGGAGTGGTGGTTGACCCATTGAAAAGGGCTGATTG gACTCCTTTAATGCTAGCTTGTTCCAAGGTTGACCTTTATGTTGTCCAGGAATTGGTGAATCATGGAGCCAACTTAAAACTCAAGAACAAAGATGGCTGGAACTGTTTCCATGTCGCGGTCAG GGAGGGCAATCTGGACATTATTGCCTATCTTCTTGACTGTGATTCTACTTTGTGGGACACAGTCAGTCTCAATGGCAGGTCTCCACTGCACACGGCAG CTCTTCATGGTCATGTGGGCGTGGTCAGATACCTTTTAGAGGCGTGTCACTACGTGACTGACACCCAGGACAGCTGTGGCTCCACCCCTCTCATGGATGCCGTCAGGGAGGACAGCATTGGTTGCATGGAGCTTCTGATACACATGCATTGT GCCGACGTCTTCAAAGTTGACAACCTGGGCAGGCAGTGTGTGCATGTGGCCTGTCAGACGGGAAGTCTCAACTCCCTGGTGTGCCTGGTTGAGACCCATAGGGCGGATCAAGGGATCCACATCAGCCCCAGTGGGGCTATGTGCCTTCACATAGCAGCCAAG GAAGGCCATGTTAACGTGATCAGTTACCTTCTACAGAAGAAAGTCAACATTGATGCTCAAGACAGTAAAGGTCGCACAG CGCTACACATAGCTGCTGGAGCTCAAAAAGCAGACTGTGTCAGAGTGTTACTGAAGCATGGTGCGAGCATCATGGAAGACCAGACTGGTTCGACACCCAAGCAGTTGGCCCTGAAACCGGAAGTGACTCAGATATTTGAACACTTGGAGAAGACTTGA